The following is a genomic window from candidate division KSB1 bacterium.
GTGTGCGTCAGGGCTTCGAACAGAGACATGCCGCCGAACATGAGCAGCAGGGTTTCCAGCACTGTAAGCGAGAGATACAGCATCCACAGGGTTTTGGCAGTCTGAGTGATGCGCGGCATGGTCTTGTCAAGCATAGGACCGGGTGCTTCGGCTTTGAGCAGATGCACACCGCCGATCCCGAGGATCGGCAGCAGCGCCACCGTGAGCACCACGATCCCCATACCGCCCAACCAGTGAGTCAGGGAGCGCCAGAACAAAAGACTGTACGGCAGGGATTCGATATCGGTCAGAATCGAGGCTCCGGTCGTGCTGAAACCGGACATGGCTTCGAAAAACGCATCAGTGAACGACGGGATAGCGCCGGAAATGACAAACGGCAGACATCCGACCAGCGAAGCGGTTATCCAGCTGAGACTGACAAATAAAAATCCATCTTTAACAGACAGTTCTTCTATCTTGAAAGCGCTGGACAACATCAGAAACAACCCGGATAGCACAGCGGTCCCGGCAAGGGGAATCAAAAACGCCGAGAGCGTCTGATATTCTTTATAAAACAAAGCGACCAGCACCGGTAACAGCATAAAAGCGCACAGAATTAGCGTCAGGAGCGCAATGATCCGCAGAACCTGCATAAGATTGAGCACGTCTATTTCTCCGCAAACAGTTTGTTCAGGCGTGCCACCGACTCTTCTTTGCTCATCACAATCAGATCATCGCCTGACTCGATTATAAAACCACCATCCGGTATTGTATTTTTTCCGTCACGGGTCACAGCCAGAATCAGAGACCGGGCGGGCAGGTGAATATCGCGAACGCGTTTTCCGGCAATTCTGCTTTTTTCCTTGACAAAAGTCTCAATCACATCGACTTCGGTGTCTGCGATACTGTGTACACTCTTGAACACGCCGGTCTGAATGTGTTTAAAAATAGGATCGATAATACTATTTTTAGGACTGACAACCACATCGATCCCCAGACGGATGGCCATATTAATATAATTCAGATTATTTGCGACACTGATGGCGCGTTTAACCCCCATTTTTTTAGCATAAAGCGCAGACAGTACATTCAGTTCGTGACGATCAGTGGCTGTGATGATCAGGTCATAACGACCCAGATTTTCTTCTTTGAACAAAGATTCATCCGAGATATCCGCATTGATGATCATGGACGAGGGAAAATCCTTGACCAGCGATTTACACTTTTCATAGTCACGTTCAATGATTTTGATCGAGCGCACTTCACGTTGTTTGACGGTTTGGCCGTTTGGCCTGACGATTCGGTTGAGCACGGAACTCGCCGGTGATTCCGCATTCATAAAATGAGCGGCGACCTGACGGCCGATCTTGCCGCCGCCGATGATGAGAATATCGCGGATGCCGGTCTTGACCACGCCGATTTCATCAAAGATGGTTTCAATATCCCCGGCAGAAGCCAGAATATAAAGATTGTCCTCGTGTTTCACCTGAGTATCACCGGTGGGCACAATAAATCGATCATGACGCACAATGCCGGCAACAAGAAAATCATAGGGCATCTGTTCCTTGATATCGCTGATACTGCGGCCCAAAAACGGGGAATCCGCCGTGATTAACAGATTGCGCATACGCAGTCTGCCGCTGATAAAACTGAACACATCACTGTATGCGCCGTGCTCCACCGCATGAATGATCTTTTCCGCGGCTTCGGCCTGGGGATTGACCACCAGATCTATAGAACGGAGATTTTGCTTCAGCCGCTCGGTGCTGGCGTAATCAAGATTTTTCACCCGGGCGATCTTGTAGGGCCCCTGATCCGCCAGTTCGCAGCAGATCAGATTAACGGAATCATCATTGGTCATACTGATAAAATAATCCGCATCGCTGATTCCGGCCTGGCGAAGCACTTTTATATTGTTACCTTCGTCATTGATCACCAGGCAGTCCAGATGGTTCGACAGATATTCAGCACG
Proteins encoded in this region:
- a CDS encoding Trk system potassium transport protein TrkA, which encodes MKAVIVGGGIVGFQIAKKLVEIDANVVLIESDQVRAEYLSNHLDCLVINDEGNNIKVLRQAGISDADYFISMTNDDSVNLICCELADQGPYKIARVKNLDYASTERLKQNLRSIDLVVNPQAEAAEKIIHAVEHGAYSDVFSFISGRLRMRNLLITADSPFLGRSISDIKEQMPYDFLVAGIVRHDRFIVPTGDTQVKHEDNLYILASAGDIETIFDEIGVVKTGIRDILIIGGGKIGRQVAAHFMNAESPASSVLNRIVRPNGQTVKQREVRSIKIIERDYEKCKSLVKDFPSSMIINADISDESLFKEENLGRYDLIITATDRHELNVLSALYAKKMGVKRAISVANNLNYINMAIRLGIDVVVSPKNSIIDPIFKHIQTGVFKSVHSIADTEVDVIETFVKEKSRIAGKRVRDIHLPARSLILAVTRDGKNTIPDGGFIIESGDDLIVMSKEESVARLNKLFAEK